One window of Papaver somniferum cultivar HN1 chromosome 9, ASM357369v1, whole genome shotgun sequence genomic DNA carries:
- the LOC113307885 gene encoding uncharacterized protein LOC113307885 has translation MMKKLCPNYDREDGLETVLEVPIPEDMLTTTNANKNNHHNNINNITSWQNMKSWMRSHIDHKSSDQNVTSLFGGRNAELQILLGVVGAPLIPLPLRCDQSINPNIRDSPNIETSMAKYIVQQYIAATGGDDALNAIDSMYAMGKVRMVASEFSSGDKGNKNGNKNGNKGSGRNHHGSGEVGGFVLWQKRPELWCLELVLSGCKISAGSDGKVAWRQTPWHHSHASRGPPRPLRRSLQGLDPKLTANMFSNSICIGEKAINEEDCFVLKLEAKPNTLKARSSSNVEIIRHTVWGYFSQRTGLLVSLEDSHLLRIKATGTESVYWETTMESLIQDYRHVDGINIAHAGRTTVSLFRFGENNESHSKTKMEETWTIEEIDFNIVGLSMDCFLPPADLRKEIQDGRDLVSKNVRGVPLKTRSTPNLAKVGLSKVVAVNVDDSSDSSNSTSIDDDEEFL, from the exons ATGATGAAGAAACTTTGTCCAAACTATGATAGAGAAGACGGGCTTGAAACAGTTCTTGAAGTTCCGATACCAGAAGATATGCTTACAACAACAAATGCAAACAAGAACAATcaccacaacaacatcaacaatataACGTCATGGCAAAATATGAAGTCATGGATGAGGTCTCATATTGATCATAAGTCATCCGATCAAAATGTAACTTCTCTTTTTGGTGGTAGAAACGCCGAGCTTCAAATCTTACTTGGTGTTGTTGGTGCTCCTTTAATCCCTCTTCCACTTCGTTGCGATCAATCTATCAACCCCAACATTAGAGATAGTCCCAATATC GAAACCTCAATGGCGAAATACATTGTGCAACAATATATAGCAGCAACAGGAGGAGATGACGCACTGAATGCAATAGATAGTATGTATGCAATGGGTAAAGTAAGAATGGTTGCATCAGAATTTAGCTCCGGTGATAAGGGTAACAAAAACGGCAATAAAAATGGCAATAAGGGTAGTGGCCGAAACCACCACGGAAGTGGTGAAGTTGGAGGATTTGTGTTATGGCAGAAAAGACCAGAGTTATGGTGTTTAGAACTCGTTCTATCTGGTTGCAAAATTAGTGCAGGCAGCGATGGTAAAGTTGCCTGGAGACAAACTCCATGGCACCATTCTCATGCTTCTCGCGGTCCTCCTCGTCCCCTTCGTCGATCTTTACAG GGACTTGATCCAAAGTTGACTGCCAATATGTTCTCGAACTCAATTTGTATAGGCGAAAAGGCGATAAACGAAGAAGATTGCTTTGTACTAAAACTCGAAGCaaaaccaaacactcttaaagcAAGAAGTAGCAGCAATGTAGAGATCATTAGACATACAGTATGGGGTTACTTCAGCCAAAGAACTGGTCTACTTGTTTCACTAGAAGACTCACATCTCCTTAGAATCAAAGCTACTGGTACTGAAAGTGTTTATTGGGAAACTACAATGGAGTCATTGATACAGGATTATCGACACGTAGACGGGATTAATATTGCTCATGCTGGTCGGACGACAGTTTCGTTATTTAGGTTTGGAGAAAACaatgaaagtcattcgaaaacAAAGATGGAAGAAACTTGGACTATTGAAGAAATTGATTTCAACATTGTGGGTTTGTCGATGGATTGCTTTTTGCCGCCTGCTGATCTCAGGAAAGAAATTCAAGATGGGCGAGACCTTGTTTCGAAAAATGTACGTGGTGTGCCACTTAAAACTCGAAGCACTCCAAATCTTGCCAAGGTTGGTTTGTCGAAAGTAGTTGCTGTGAATGTCGATGATTCGTCAGATTCGTCCAATTCCACTTCCATCGACGATGATGAAGAGTTTTTGTAA